A section of the Cryobacterium soli genome encodes:
- the ctaD gene encoding cytochrome c oxidase subunit I, which translates to MSTATAPAGAPVASPAPRPTGVDRKGNIVVRWITSTDHKVIGYMYLITSFIYFCLGGVMALVMRAQLFEPGLQIVQTKEQYNQLFTMHGTIMLLMFATPLFFGFANALMPLQIGAPDVAFPRLNAFSFWLFFFGSLIAVGGFLTPQGAASFGWFAYQPLASTTFSPGIGGNLWMVGLGLSGFGTILGGVNFITTIITMRAPGMTMFRMPIFTWNTLVTSLLILMAFPVLAAAMLAAASDRIFLSHIYDPANGGAILWQHLFWFFGHPEVYIIALPFFGIVSEVFPVFSRKPIFGYKTLIYATISIAALSVTVWAHHMYVTGSVLLPFFSLMTMLIAVPTGVKIFNWIGTMWRGSITFETPMLWAIGFLITFTFGGLTGVILASPPLDFHVSDTYFVVAHFHYVVFGTVVFAMFSGFYFWWPKWTGKMLNERLGKWHFWLLFIGFHTTFLVQHWLGVVGMPRRYASYLPEDGFTWMNQLSTVGSMILAVSMIPFFLNVYITARSAPKVTVNDPWGFGASLEWATSCPPPRHNFTSIPRIRSERPAFDLNHPEAGMPVGIGPAKDAPDAPTYDAASEEVK; encoded by the coding sequence ATGAGCACAGCAACCGCTCCGGCCGGCGCACCCGTCGCCTCACCGGCTCCTCGCCCCACCGGCGTTGACCGCAAGGGCAACATCGTCGTCCGGTGGATCACCTCCACCGACCACAAGGTCATCGGGTACATGTACCTGATCACCTCGTTCATCTACTTCTGCCTGGGCGGGGTGATGGCGCTCGTCATGCGCGCCCAGCTCTTCGAGCCCGGCCTGCAGATCGTGCAGACGAAGGAACAGTACAACCAGCTCTTCACCATGCACGGCACGATCATGCTGCTGATGTTCGCGACGCCGTTGTTCTTCGGCTTCGCCAACGCCCTCATGCCCCTCCAGATCGGTGCCCCCGACGTCGCGTTCCCGCGGCTGAACGCGTTCTCGTTCTGGCTGTTCTTCTTCGGCAGCCTGATCGCCGTCGGCGGCTTCCTCACCCCTCAGGGTGCGGCGTCCTTCGGGTGGTTCGCGTACCAACCGCTGGCTTCGACCACGTTCTCGCCAGGTATCGGCGGCAATCTCTGGATGGTCGGTCTGGGCCTGTCCGGGTTCGGCACCATCCTCGGTGGCGTGAACTTCATCACCACGATCATCACCATGCGCGCCCCCGGCATGACCATGTTCCGGATGCCCATCTTCACCTGGAACACCCTCGTCACGTCGCTGCTGATCCTGATGGCCTTCCCGGTCCTCGCCGCGGCCATGCTCGCCGCCGCCAGCGACCGGATCTTCCTCTCGCACATCTACGACCCGGCCAACGGTGGCGCCATCCTGTGGCAGCACCTATTCTGGTTCTTCGGTCACCCCGAGGTGTACATCATCGCGCTGCCGTTCTTCGGTATCGTCAGCGAGGTCTTCCCGGTCTTCAGCCGTAAGCCCATCTTCGGATACAAGACCCTGATCTACGCGACTATCTCGATCGCCGCCCTGTCCGTCACGGTGTGGGCGCACCACATGTACGTGACCGGATCGGTGCTGTTGCCGTTCTTCTCGCTGATGACCATGCTCATCGCGGTTCCCACCGGTGTGAAGATCTTCAACTGGATCGGCACCATGTGGCGGGGGTCGATCACCTTCGAGACGCCCATGCTCTGGGCCATCGGGTTCCTCATCACGTTCACCTTCGGCGGGCTCACCGGCGTGATCCTCGCGTCGCCGCCCCTGGACTTCCACGTGTCCGACACCTACTTCGTCGTGGCGCACTTCCACTACGTCGTGTTCGGCACCGTCGTGTTCGCCATGTTCAGTGGTTTCTACTTCTGGTGGCCCAAGTGGACCGGCAAGATGCTGAACGAGCGCCTGGGCAAGTGGCACTTCTGGCTCCTGTTCATCGGTTTCCACACCACCTTCCTCGTGCAGCACTGGCTCGGCGTCGTGGGTATGCCCCGTCGGTACGCCTCGTACCTGCCTGAAGACGGCTTCACCTGGATGAACCAGCTGTCCACGGTGGGTTCGATGATCCTGGCTGTATCGATGATCCCGTTCTTCCTGAACGTGTACATCACCGCCCGCTCGGCTCCGAAGGTCACCGTGAACGACCCATGGGGCTTCGGCGCCTCGCTGGAGTGGGCGACGTCCTGCCCGCCTCCGCGCCACAACTTCACCTCGATCCCGCGGATCCGCTCCGAGCGTCCCGCCTTCGACCTGAACCACCCCGAGGCCGGCATGCCCGTCGGAATCGGCCCGGCGAAAGACGCCCCCGACGCCCCGACATACGATGCCGCATCGGAAGAGGTCAAGTAG
- the coxB gene encoding cytochrome c oxidase subunit II: MLRNRRLRWAAIPVAATLALVLAGCSQAELNGYLPGFVEGEAPVTNNTERVSGLWTTSWIVLLIVGLITWGLTIWAVVVYRRRKGQTGLPVQLRYNMPIEIFYTIVPLILVLGFFAFTARDQNAIEARFDEPDVKIEVIGKQWAWDFNYVTDDVFTQGIQGQPDLEGEKGALVESELPTLVLPVGKKIEIALEARDVIHSFWVIDFLYKKDMIPGKTNYMSVIPERIGTYAGKCAELCGEYHSLMLFNVDVVSEADYEAYVDSLRAAGNDGQVSNEYDRNSNLPGTGAPTAEEGN, translated from the coding sequence GTGCTCAGAAACCGCCGTCTCCGATGGGCCGCCATTCCGGTCGCAGCAACGCTCGCTCTTGTTCTCGCCGGATGCAGTCAGGCCGAACTCAACGGGTACCTGCCCGGCTTCGTCGAGGGTGAGGCGCCGGTAACCAACAACACCGAGCGCGTCTCCGGTCTGTGGACCACCTCGTGGATCGTCCTGCTCATCGTGGGCCTGATCACGTGGGGCCTGACCATCTGGGCCGTCGTCGTGTACCGCCGTCGCAAAGGCCAGACCGGTCTGCCGGTGCAGCTGCGCTACAACATGCCGATCGAGATCTTCTACACGATCGTGCCGCTCATCCTGGTGCTGGGCTTCTTCGCCTTCACCGCCCGTGACCAGAACGCCATCGAGGCCCGTTTCGACGAGCCCGACGTGAAGATCGAGGTCATCGGCAAGCAGTGGGCCTGGGACTTCAACTACGTCACCGACGACGTCTTCACGCAGGGCATCCAGGGGCAGCCCGACCTCGAGGGTGAGAAGGGCGCACTCGTCGAATCCGAGCTGCCCACGCTCGTTCTCCCGGTAGGGAAGAAGATCGAGATCGCCCTCGAGGCCCGCGACGTCATCCACTCCTTCTGGGTCATCGACTTCCTCTACAAGAAGGACATGATCCCCGGCAAGACCAACTACATGTCGGTCATCCCCGAACGCATCGGCACCTACGCCGGCAAGTGCGCGGAGCTCTGCGGTGAGTACCACTCCCTGATGCTCTTCAACGTCGATGTGGTCTCAGAGGCCGACTATGAAGCGTATGTCGATTCCCTGCGGGCGGCCGGCAACGACGGCCAGGTCTCCAACGAGTACGACCGCAACTCGAATCTCCCGGGCACCGGCGCCCCGACGGCTGAGGAAGGCAACTAG
- a CDS encoding HesB/IscA family protein produces MTDTIETRTEAHGVGLTDVAAQKVRSLLTQEGREDLRLRVAVQPGGCSGLIYQLYFDERTLEGDAVRDYDGVEVVVDKMSVPYLEGASIDFEDTIQKQGFTIDNPNAGGSCACGDSFH; encoded by the coding sequence ATGACCGACACGATCGAAACCCGCACCGAAGCCCACGGGGTCGGCCTCACGGATGTCGCCGCCCAGAAGGTACGCAGCCTGCTCACTCAGGAGGGCCGCGAGGACCTGCGCCTGCGGGTCGCCGTGCAGCCCGGTGGATGCTCCGGCCTGATCTACCAGCTCTACTTCGACGAGCGCACTCTCGAGGGTGACGCGGTCAGGGACTACGACGGTGTCGAGGTCGTCGTGGACAAGATGAGCGTTCCCTACTTGGAAGGCGCCTCGATCGACTTCGAGGACACCATCCAGAAGCAGGGCTTCACCATCGACAACCCGAACGCCGGCGGCAGCTGCGCCTGCGGGGATTCATTCCACTAG
- a CDS encoding dipeptidase, with the protein MTDTVETAAGITQPEAAGPLDSGLRNAVEQELPRTLADLCALVRIPSVSWAAFDREHVRTSAEAVAALVREIGIFDSVTVTQAGIPGSDELGQPAILATRAARNGRPTVLLYAHHDVQPPGQDEHWDSPPFEPTVRGDRLYGRGAADDKAGVMAHVAALRGLVAVTGGDIDLGLALFIEGEEEFGSRSFATFLSENKDALRADAIVVADSNNWDINTPAITIGLRGNVTFRLTVSTLAHASHSGMFGGAVPDAMMATIRLLGTLYAPDGSVAVAGLTSHDAPTPPYAEEALRGETGLLPGVSPIGHGSILSRIWSQPALTVTGIDAPTVANASNTLTPSVSVQISVRIAPGQSAAHAAGLIEAHLREHAPFGAHIAIDDLDTGEPFLVDTDGWAVAETRLAMTAAWGVEPVDIGVGGSIPFIADLVREFPEAQILVTGVEDPDSRAHSPNESLHLGVFKRAILSEAFLLGRLNGRTGATA; encoded by the coding sequence TCCGGGTTGCGGAACGCGGTCGAGCAGGAACTCCCGCGCACCCTCGCCGACCTGTGTGCGCTGGTGCGCATCCCGTCGGTGTCGTGGGCCGCCTTCGACCGTGAACACGTGCGCACGAGCGCCGAGGCCGTCGCCGCACTGGTGCGCGAGATCGGGATCTTCGACTCCGTGACCGTGACGCAGGCGGGGATTCCCGGGTCAGACGAACTGGGCCAGCCGGCCATCCTCGCCACCCGGGCGGCCAGGAACGGGCGGCCGACGGTGCTGCTCTACGCTCACCACGACGTGCAGCCTCCCGGGCAGGACGAGCATTGGGACTCGCCGCCGTTCGAGCCGACAGTTCGCGGTGACCGACTGTACGGGCGCGGTGCCGCGGATGACAAGGCCGGCGTGATGGCCCACGTCGCCGCCCTCCGCGGCCTCGTCGCCGTGACCGGCGGTGACATAGACCTGGGACTGGCCCTCTTCATCGAGGGAGAGGAGGAGTTCGGCAGTCGTTCCTTCGCCACCTTCCTCAGCGAGAACAAGGACGCCCTGCGCGCCGACGCCATCGTCGTGGCCGATTCCAACAACTGGGATATCAACACGCCCGCCATCACCATCGGGCTCCGCGGCAACGTGACGTTCCGACTCACCGTGAGCACCCTGGCGCACGCCTCACACTCCGGGATGTTCGGCGGTGCCGTGCCCGACGCCATGATGGCCACCATCCGGCTGCTCGGCACACTGTACGCGCCGGACGGTTCCGTCGCCGTCGCCGGGCTCACCAGCCACGACGCGCCCACCCCGCCCTACGCCGAGGAGGCCCTGCGGGGCGAAACCGGCCTGCTGCCCGGGGTGTCACCCATCGGGCACGGCTCGATTCTCAGCCGCATCTGGTCCCAACCGGCCCTCACAGTCACCGGCATCGACGCACCCACGGTCGCCAACGCCTCCAACACCCTGACCCCGTCAGTCAGCGTGCAGATCAGCGTGCGCATCGCTCCCGGGCAGTCCGCCGCCCACGCCGCCGGACTGATCGAGGCGCACCTGCGTGAGCACGCCCCCTTCGGCGCCCACATCGCCATCGACGACCTCGACACCGGAGAGCCGTTCCTGGTGGACACCGATGGATGGGCCGTGGCCGAGACCCGCCTGGCCATGACCGCCGCCTGGGGAGTGGAGCCTGTCGATATCGGTGTCGGTGGTTCCATTCCGTTCATCGCGGACCTGGTCAGGGAATTCCCCGAGGCGCAGATCCTCGTCACCGGCGTTGAAGACCCCGACTCCCGGGCGCACAGCCCCAACGAGTCTCTGCACCTGGGGGTGTTCAAACGGGCGATCCTGAGCGAAGCCTTCCTGCTCGGCCGACTCAACGGCCGCACCGGCGCCACCGCCTGA